Genomic DNA from Bacteroides zhangwenhongii:
CTGCAACAGGTCACTGATACTCATGGCAGCAGGCGACCAGATAGGTTGGTCGGATTCTTCTGCCAGGTATTCGTTAAAAAACAGGTTAGCGCGTTTGTTGGGGAAAACGAGCACGGTGCGCGACAGGTCGTTTCCTATTTTCGTATATAAGTCATGGGCGACTAGTTGGAGAAATGGTTGCATATTGAATATATAATTGTGGGATGTATATTGATTATTTTAATAGTTTTCTGTTTCCATTCTCTTCTAATACCCGCATTTGTTGAATTGCCACTTGGTTGAGTTTTATAAGTCGTTCACCTTGTGGTATACCTTGTTCAATGAATACGGCATTAAGATTTTCCATATTGGAAAGACAAATCAGCTCATTAATAGAGGCATAATCACGTATATTTCCTTTGAGCTGAGGATATCGTTCACGCCACATCTTGGCAGTTATACCAAACATAGCTACATTCAACATATCAGCTTCATCAGAGTAAATGATACTCGCCTGTTTGGCTGTTACTTCGGCAGGGATGAGGTTTTGCTTAATAGCATCGGTATGAATGTGGTAATTAATCTTAGAAAGTTCTCGTTTTGCTGTCCATCCAAGTTGGGCTTGTTCCTGTTCTTTCAATCGTTGGAACTCTTTTAACAGATAGAGTTTGAATTGTGGTGATACCCAAGATGCGAATTCAAAAGCTATATCTTTGTGTGCATAGGTTCCACCGTAACGACCTGCTTTGGCGATAATACCTTTCGATTTAGTCTTTTCTACCCATTGTTTTACGGAAAGGATAAAACGGTTTAACCCTGCTTCATTTTTAATTCCCTCGAATTCGGGGGAATTAAATTCAGGATTATACATTTCTTCCCATATTCCAAGAAACTCTATTGTGTTCTTATTGCGTAACCATTTTTCAATAAGAGCTAACCCGTTTTCTATATTACGTACCATGTCGGTCAGGGAGATATAGTCTTTCTCATCGTATGCGATGATGGTTACTTCTGTATTTTGGACTTTAATTTTAGCCATATATTTTAATTTTACTCAGTATTTATACTTTTTCTATCCTCTCCTCATCCACATACCACAGATAACCGGTAATATTTTCGTACCCCATCTTAGAAAGTAACTGCATATATCCTTTCACCTGCTTGTTATATTTAGGACTCTCCTTGCCAAACTTAAAGTCTACTACAACCACCTGATTCTCTTTCATCATCACACGGTCCGGACGGCGGGTTTGCAGCACACCTTTCTCCTTGTAGATGATGGCACATTCGCTGAATAACGTCCATTCTCCTGAGTACCAATCCTGTATTTCGGGGGAAGAGAAAGCCTTTTGCACCACTTCGCGCACCATTCCCTCTTTTTCATCATCCCGGATAACCCCTTCAAAGACAAGGCGGTCGATAGCGGAATCGATGTCTTCTTCCGTCTCAATGGCGGAGAATAAGGTATGCAACAAACGGCCGCGATTGATAAAACGATCGTCGGAATCTTCCTCCTCAATGCCCTGAATAAAGTCCGCAGAACGGTTGGATTGGCGGAACTCGATGTCGTGCCGCATGGATTCCATACGGATGGGACGTTTCTCCGGTTTTTGAGTAAGTTTGTTGGTCGAAATCTTGGCCTTTTCTTCTTCCGAAGAACAAAGTTCACCCTGCTCATAACACTCTTCGTCCCATTCTATATCCTCTTTCAGCGCCACGACCGGAAGAACATTCGCCAATAATTCCGACATTGTACCTTTTTGGCCTTTCTTGCTCCAGATGATGAGATTCTTTCCTGCACGGGTGAAGGCAACATAGAGTAGATTCAGGTTATCCACCCAAAGTTGCAGGCGTTCGTTCAAGTAATCATCCCCGTAGATAGATTCCGCCATTTGTGTGGAATAATTAATGGGAAGGATATCCAGCCCATCGAACGGAGCCACCTGCGGGGTACACCACACAAGCTGACTATTCGTCTCGTTCTCCAACTTCCAGTCGCAGAAAGGAAGAAGTACCGTATGGAACTCCAGTCCTTTGGATTTGTGTATGGAGAAAATGCGGATACCCTCCACCTCACCGCTTGGAATCGTCTTGCCGCACAACGTTTCGTCCCAATAACGGATGAATCCGTCGAGCTCGGAAGAATTACTTTGCAGATAATCCGTCACTGCATCGAAAAAGGCGAACAGGTAAGCGTCCTGATCGCTGATGCGGTTCATCTCGAAGATACTGAAAAGTTCCTCCAAAAGTTCGTAGAGAGGCATTAACCGCAGTTCTTCCAGCTTCTCAAGGAATGTGGCAGGAAGATAGTTCTCTACGGGAAGGAGTAGGAGCGTGTTCCAGTCCAGCCCTTTCCGCAGCACTTCGTTCTGATAAGCCACAGCAAGTTGGGCACGCGCTATCTTGTTGTTTCCGTCGGAGAGATAACGCAAGGCGTCCAACATCATGCAGATAGCGAGCGAGGCGTCAAGGCGGAAAGCTTCGTCCGACACGATCTTATAATGCAGCTCCTTGTCAAAGTAATCGGCAATGCGGGGAATGTTCTTATTCTTCCGCACGAGAATCGCTATATCATTCAGCCGTACGCCGGAGGAGAGAAGACGGTTCACCTCTTCACCTAAGCTGATCAATGTCTGTTCGGTATAGTCATGTTCCTCATCGGGTTCGAGGAACGAAACCTTCACGTAACCCTTTTCCGTTTCCTTGGAAGATTCCTGCACAACATCAGCGTAGGCTTTCTGCAAATCCTTGCAGTCTTCGCCCAACTGACTGCGGTATATCCCGTTCAAATAATCGGCGGCGGCAGTAAAAACACGGTTGTTGAAACGGATGATATTGGTTTCGCTCCGCCGGTTGGTAGCCAATGTCCTTACATGGATGGGGAAATGCTCAATGCGGTCGTTCAGACTGTTCAGAATCCCCCAGTCACCATTCCGCCAACGGTAAATGGACTGTTTGACATCTCCCACAATCAAGCTGTCCGCTCCTTGCGAAAGCCCTTCGAGCAAAAGCAGTTTGAAATTCCCCCATTGCATTCGGCTGGTATCCTGAAACTCGTCTATCATCACGTTGCGGATATTGGTTCCTATCTTTTCGAATACAAAAGAAGAATCACCGTCTTTTACCAATTGATGAAGCAGGGCATTGGTGTCCGACAATAAGAAACGGTTGTTATCGTGGTTCAGTTGGCGCACTTCCTCGTCGATATTGGCAAGAAGCTGCACTTTATTGAGATGTTGCAGAGACAGTCGGCAACTGTTCAGCAACAGGTTATTTTTTAAACGGAGCTTTTCCGCATCCTCCAGGATATGTATCAGACTGGAATCTGCCAAAGCGATGATGTCCGCATAGCGGGAAGAACTTTTTGCCGCCCAGTTCTTTGCATCTTCCAGACACTTCTCCACAGTCGCATTGCGGATATCGTTTCCTAAGATACCATTATTCAGTTTACGGAAATAACTGCCGATTCCGCGTGAACCGTTTTTCAGATCGTCGGCGGTTAGCGCATGGCCTTCCAATTCCTCCTCAAAATGATCATAGAAACCTTTCATTTCTTCCAGCACTTCGGTTTCCAGTTCTTTCAGTTGCTTGCGGTATTCCTTGATGGTGTCCGGATTGCGCAACCGCTTCCGAAGTCCTTCCCCTTTTTCAATATAGCCCTCGTCAAAGATATTGCGGCCGAAACTTTTCACCTCATCCGATACATTCCAACGCTTGTCGTCGGCAATCCGTTCGTTGATATAATCCAGCAGCCATGCGAGGACAGGGGAGGTGGGACCGAGTTTCTCAATCATGCTGTCTACCGCATCGCTGAGCACTTCGGTATTGTTCAGTTCGATATTCAGATTCGGGCTGAGTTCCAGTTCCCGCGCCAGGTTACGCATGACGGATTGAAAGAACGAGTCGATGGTTTCCACCCGGAAACGGCTGTAATCGTGCAACATATAGCCGAGAGCGACTCCCGCCGCTTCCCGTATTTCCTGCTCCGTCCTTCTGGTTTCTTTTTTTATCCGGTCGAGATAGGCTTGAGAATCTTTGTCACCTATCTGAATGCCGTATAGCTGGCTGAGAATACGCTCTTTCATTTCAGCCGTCGCCTTATTG
This window encodes:
- a CDS encoding KilA-N domain-containing protein, producing MAKIKVQNTEVTIIAYDEKDYISLTDMVRNIENGLALIEKWLRNKNTIEFLGIWEEMYNPEFNSPEFEGIKNEAGLNRFILSVKQWVEKTKSKGIIAKAGRYGGTYAHKDIAFEFASWVSPQFKLYLLKEFQRLKEQEQAQLGWTAKRELSKINYHIHTDAIKQNLIPAEVTAKQASIIYSDEADMLNVAMFGITAKMWRERYPQLKGNIRDYASINELICLSNMENLNAVFIEQGIPQGERLIKLNQVAIQQMRVLEENGNRKLLK
- a CDS encoding UvrD-helicase domain-containing protein; amino-acid sequence: MSELLVYKASAGSGKTFTLAVEYIKLLILNPRAYRQILAVTFTNKATAEMKERILSQLYGIQIGDKDSQAYLDRIKKETRRTEQEIREAAGVALGYMLHDYSRFRVETIDSFFQSVMRNLARELELSPNLNIELNNTEVLSDAVDSMIEKLGPTSPVLAWLLDYINERIADDKRWNVSDEVKSFGRNIFDEGYIEKGEGLRKRLRNPDTIKEYRKQLKELETEVLEEMKGFYDHFEEELEGHALTADDLKNGSRGIGSYFRKLNNGILGNDIRNATVEKCLEDAKNWAAKSSSRYADIIALADSSLIHILEDAEKLRLKNNLLLNSCRLSLQHLNKVQLLANIDEEVRQLNHDNNRFLLSDTNALLHQLVKDGDSSFVFEKIGTNIRNVMIDEFQDTSRMQWGNFKLLLLEGLSQGADSLIVGDVKQSIYRWRNGDWGILNSLNDRIEHFPIHVRTLATNRRSETNIIRFNNRVFTAAADYLNGIYRSQLGEDCKDLQKAYADVVQESSKETEKGYVKVSFLEPDEEHDYTEQTLISLGEEVNRLLSSGVRLNDIAILVRKNKNIPRIADYFDKELHYKIVSDEAFRLDASLAICMMLDALRYLSDGNNKIARAQLAVAYQNEVLRKGLDWNTLLLLPVENYLPATFLEKLEELRLMPLYELLEELFSIFEMNRISDQDAYLFAFFDAVTDYLQSNSSELDGFIRYWDETLCGKTIPSGEVEGIRIFSIHKSKGLEFHTVLLPFCDWKLENETNSQLVWCTPQVAPFDGLDILPINYSTQMAESIYGDDYLNERLQLWVDNLNLLYVAFTRAGKNLIIWSKKGQKGTMSELLANVLPVVALKEDIEWDEECYEQGELCSSEEEKAKISTNKLTQKPEKRPIRMESMRHDIEFRQSNRSADFIQGIEEEDSDDRFINRGRLLHTLFSAIETEEDIDSAIDRLVFEGVIRDDEKEGMVREVVQKAFSSPEIQDWYSGEWTLFSECAIIYKEKGVLQTRRPDRVMMKENQVVVVDFKFGKESPKYNKQVKGYMQLLSKMGYENITGYLWYVDEERIEKV